The stretch of DNA gttaaaatgttattttattcttGAAATCCAGATTCaggcaaatgtaaacattttatttggatttttttctgctACTTTTTGTAATATGCTAAAAAGAATACATTGtctaatgtattttttgtaatagtcaattatattttattacaattatataatttttgtaaatgtaatatGAAAATTTATTAAAATGATTACTAAATATCCAAATTAAGAATTTTCCCCCCACTTAATATCCAAATTTAGAAAACTTCAACATTGAAAAAATTAAGGGTTCAAAATTgtgaaaaacaaaaaagaaaataaatgaattaaaaataataatttctggttggtaatttttcctgataGTAAAGTgattgaaaatatttaaaaagttaCATGTATTGAGATTATTaaacattaaaattaatgtcTTCTAATCGAACAAAttgtgtaagaaaaaaaaagtttgattgtCAAATAAAACAATTAGTGATATTCTTTTTTCATGGTGATACAtttacaaatgtttgtttattctTGAATATCATATTCACAAAATGATTCTAACATACAATTGaggtctttaaaaaaatatgtttttgtcaaATAAAGGCATCATTTTAGATTATTTTGGGGCAGGGGGTTACATTTGCTATATTGTTTCAATCATTGTTGAATATCCAAATTGAGAAGACCTTAAAAAATACTTTAAGTGTTCTattaattgtgaaaaaaaaaatgttttaataatttctgGCTAAAGTCATTCTTTCATTTGTGACAGAAAACTTgcaatttgtatgtattttaaaCGATAATTTTCTGACTGTGCAAAAAAACCATTtggtaacacaggggtgtccaaagtgcggctcgcaGCTGGAGTTGTGTTGCCTGAGGTATATGTAAACAAGGATGGTGATGTAATAAAAAAAGATGACAATTTGATACGAATatatgggtgtccaaactttttccaccaaggatcgcatactgaaaaatcaaagtatGTGGAGCCATTTTGAAAAAAGAAGTAAAAACACATTAAAGACAAGTCAGCTTTGtgttaagtgacagtattattactACCAGTttcacactttaaaatgtttctcATTACATCTTTACTGTTTGTTTCCCCTGCAACAATTGATAATAGTACACTTTGTCACctaaaacacaaagttttgtctttaaatactgtATGTAGGTAGCGTCTTGTATAGAAACTATTAGTCACCTTGTGAGCCTCTCCCTGAAACATCAGGTTAGAAATCTGTCAGTAATAATGTACTCAGACTTAAACGTTAACAGCCaaattaagtcaataacatcggCAGCTTTTCACCACCTGAAAAACATgaaatcagaggaataatgtctaaatcaAACATAGACagactaatccatgcctttgtcttCAGCAGTTTTGACTACTGGAGTgcccttctcactgggctcttaaaaaaaagctgtaaagcagctgcagtacatccggACTGCTGCTACTCGAgccctgactagaaccaggaaatatgattatattagtccagtgcttaggtcactgacctggcttcctgttgctcagacaatagactttaaaacagctcttgtgtacaagtcttttcatggtcttgtgccaaagtacatctctgacatgttggAGACATGTCAACCATCTGGGCCTCTGAGAACCTGAGGGAGTGGTCCAAACATGGTGAGGCTGCATTTCAGTTTTTTGTTCCTGGGATCTTGAATAGTATTCCTAAAGAGGACAGGCCTtaacgttggcaatgttcaaatccaggctgaaaacatttttatttactgtatttttcggactataagtcgcagtttttttcatagtttggctgggttTGCGACttctactcaggagcgacttgtgtgtgaagttattaacacattaccgtaaaataccaaatattatttagctcattcacgtaagagactagacgtataagatttcatgggatttagcgattaggagtgacagattgtttggtaaacgtatagcatgttctatatgttatagttatttgaatgactcttaccataatatgttacgttaacataccaggcacgttctcagatggttatttatgcctcatataacgtacacttattcagcctgttgttcactattctttatttattttaaattgcctttcaaatgtctattcttggtgttgggttttatcaaaaaaattcccaccaaaaatgcgacttatatatgtttttttccttctttattatgcattttcggccggtgcgacttatactccgaaaaatacggtaattgtgcaTAATCccgacaactgaaagtattttatctccactctttgattttaatttgaatgatAGTAGTTTTACaattttatatgtttttatttgaattataattgtatgattattttatttgtaatgttTACCCTTTTGTAAttttctgtacagcactttgaattgcctcgtgtataaattgtgctctataaataaacgtgCATTGCCTGTTTTtagcattcatttttaaaaattaaaaaatgtcaaaatggcctTTGCATACCTTTGATTTTTTAGTAATGTGGCCCTTGGTGAAAAGGTTTATATTAACTAATTAATATTTGTTGAAATTAAATGCTTgttcctagggctgggcgatatatcgagtttgtaagatgtatggatatatatttaaaaatatatatgaattaataaaatatcgatataatttatttcacgttaaaattatcaaacaccgcttatttgttatttgtctattttatttatgttatgtaattctgtgctacataaacagtttattttctgtgctgttaataccgtatttttaggagtataagtcgcaccggccgaaaatgcataataaagaaggaaaaaaaaacataagtcgcactggagcccggccaaactataaaaaaaaactgcgacttatagtccgaaaaatacagcacccatcttgactaactgggttaataaaagtgccactgtttacagtacagttgtcattcacttcgagttcactgaatatcgctcaaaaatgaatatctttatatgtatactttcaccgaaagatatatatcgaatattgagtttaagtaaaaatatatcgagatatactttttcatcCATATCGCTCAGCCATACTTGTTCCCCTGACTTGTGATTTTTAAATAAAGTATGgtatacataaaaaaacaaacaacctaataaaatgcataaagaaATGTGTAATATGAGATTAtacattaaaaattaatttttattctTTGTAACAAGCGGCCCCCAGAGAgcaaccataactgccatgtggcacTCAATGAAAGGGTGTTGACACCCTTGCTATAGGGTCTTGTAATTTGGCACACCTTTAAAAGATTCCTGTCAACTTTTAACACTTGCACCCGCCTGACTGAGACAAACCAAGGTGCACAAGACTGTTTGAAAGCAATTGTCAAAGATTTATTGTCAAAAGAAACTGCTTGATttgtttaaatataaaaaaaagtgacCCATTACtgctaaaaaaaattatggtGTCACAACTCGAATTGTGACAAGGTTTTTATCAACACGATCACAAAACTGTGGATTCAATTAGATTCCATGACCTTTTGGAGCATTTTAACACACCGAATAAACCGTTTATGGGTCGTTGGTGGGGCTTGGAGGTTTGTAGCAGCAGTTGGTGATTTGGGGGGATAGGGGGGATTTGCGATCTATTTTTTATTAAGTAAAAAGCGCCAAAATGTTTCCAATCATGTGCCATAAAAGGAATGCTTCATAGAGAGTGAGGTACAATACATGACAGGGAACATCATGGCGAAAAAGGGGaatggggggaaaaaagagagcgagagagtgatGCTTCACTTCATCTCCTGAGTGAAAACATTCATAGAACATCTTGTAGGTCAAACTTTGGAACTCTTCAAGAAAAGTGTGGCGCCAGCAGCCAAGGATGCACGGGGAGGAGGCGACGGGGGGTGAAGGCACCCCTCCGCAAGTCGCCTTTATAAGGGGACATGGCTAAAGAGGTAGGACACGGATTCACCGTTGTGGGTTCTCCTGATCGCCTCTGCTAGGATCATGGAAATGTCAATCACCTAGAAAGTGGGACAAGTCACACTAGAATTGTAAACAATGCATTTGTCAGCACATTCAACACATGGAGACTCAGTTTGTGTGCGCGTCAATAGCAACATTTGCAGTATTGCCCAACTTTAGTATTGTTATTGGAAATGCATTTTTAATGaagaaaattatataaaaaatacatttattacttattttaatggacaaaaatgtattgtcgttaaaggcctactgaaagccactactaccgaccacgcagtctgatagtttatatatcaatgatgaaatcttaacattgcaacacatgccaatacggccgggttagattagtagagtgcaattttaaatttcccgcgaaatatcctgctgaaaacgtctcggtatgatgacgtttgcacgtgacgtcacggattgtagcagacattttgggacagcattgtggccagctattaagtcgtctgttttcatcgcaaaattccacagtattccggacatctgtgttggtgaatcttttgcaatttgtttaatgaacaatgtagatagcaaagaagaacgctgtaggtgggaagcggtgtattagcggccggctgcagcaacacaaacacgtagcggctacgtcgtagccggtgtttcattgtttacattcccgaacgatgacagtcaagctttaccattggcctgtggagaactgggacaacagagactcttgccaggaggactttgagttggatacgcatgcttgtggagatgggacaacagagactcttaccagaaggactttgagttggatacgcgctaccgtgagtaaggcggcttccaaacatttgatcgcttgcccgtacgtgcgtgccgctatgtgcatgtcacgtacgtaactttggggaaatatatgggctgtatgaactttgcggaggggaacggtactttgggctgtgggattgagtgtgttgtgcgggtgtttgatttgtattagagggttatatggacgggaggggggaggtgtttgttatgcgggattaatttgtggcatattaaatataagcctggttgtgttgtggctaatagagtatatgtcttgtgtttatttactgttttagtcattcccagctgaatatcaggtcccacccgcctctcacagcatcttccctatctgaatcgcttccactgccctctagtcattcactctcactttcctcatccacaaatctttcatcctcgctcaaattactagggaaatcgtcactttctccgtccgaatcgctctcgctgcttgtggccatgattgtaaacaatgtgcagatgtgaggagctccacaacctgtgacgtcacgctacttccggtacaggcaaggcttttttaatcagcgaccaaaagttgcgaactttatcgtcgatgttctctactaaatcctttcagcaaaaatatggcaatatcgcgaaatgatcaagtatgacacatagaatggatctgctattcccgtttaaataagaaaatctcatttcagtaggcctttaatgttagttAAAACATTTTCATTATGGCTTCACCTGCCAACGTTGACGGTCGGTACACACCTGTATTTTTGGGCACGCCTTCATCTTCTCTTCTTGCGGGATCGTGTTGGTCACCACCACTGCCTCAAATGGCGCATTGTTGATACGCGAGATGGCGGGCCCAGAGAAGATGCCATGTGTAAGGATGGCGTAGACTTTTACGGCGCCGGCATCAATCAACCTATAGAGCGAGGAAGGAATGTCCAAATACTTTTCAAAAAGGAAATAACCAGTGAAAAAAAGTGTGACACCGACTTGTCAGCAGCGTGGCAGATGGTACCGCAGGTGTCGGCCATGTCATCGACCAGGATAGCCACACGGTCCTTGACGTCGCCCACCAGCACCATGCGGTCCACTTCGTTTGCCTTCTTCCTCTCTTTGTGGATGAGGGCAAAGTCCACGTTCAATCGGTCGGCGATAGACGTCACGCTGCACGAATGAGGGGAGCGTCACATCTCATGGCCCCCCCGCCCCAAACGTTTCGCCTCAGAAACAATGGCAAATCTTACCGTTTTGCACCGCCAGCGTCAGGAGACACAATGATGCAATTTTTCCACTCTGGGATATTTTCCCGGATCCACTGCAGGACAGCAGGCTCTGCGTAGAGATTGTCCACAGCAATGTCGAAAAAGCCCTTTGAGGACAAAAACAGTGTCATTTGTGGTATGGCTTGATTATTACAGAATCAGCTTTAGTTAATGTGCATACAGCAGAACTTGTTCAAAAGTCCACCTTGTCATCAAGTCCCGGATCTTGTTATGACTAAaaagtaagggtgtaacggtacacaaaaattccggttcggtacgtatctcggtttagaggtcacaattcggttcattttcggtacagtaagaaaacaacaaaatataaatgttttggttatttatttaccaaatttgtaaacaatggctttatccttttaaccttgaaggtagaaaagcgctatacaagtataacccatttatttatcatttaacattgggaacagtataataattctgcccaaaaatagaaatagctgtgtgtgtgatggatgtgagccaccactatgCTGATCAGCGCAACatcaggcagtcatgaatgctaagcataacaataacatacatatacacatagggtcgattgccagggttaatgtggtcaaataaatgatatgggttatacttgtatagcgcttttctaccttcaaggtactcaaagcgctttgacagtatttccacattcacccattcacacacacacattcacacactgatggcgggagctgccatgcaaggcgctaaccagcagccatcaggagcaagggtgaagtgtcttgcccaaggacacaacggacgtgactaggatggtagaaggtggggattgaaccccagtaaccagcaaaaaatgataaaacttttcttctacatataaaaagtgcaacattaaacagtttcaagtcaactcagcctcagattaactatTATTTCCCCCCcacagcctttaaccctggtgactttcactcaatcttcatgttttttgccagtaaaatcagtttatccacattgtctgcagaaagagcagacctgcttgcagttacaatgtctcagtgggtcaaaatctagtttttaatgcaatatggtcttaaatctgctgctataaaaacaccaactgcATTTGTTACTGccttagccctgcctgactcgcataGGAAAGGCTGCTTGAAAGCGGTGTTTGCACGACGttggggttgggggcgtggttatttacagctatatatgtatgaaatacttgactttcagtgaattctagctatatatatatatatatatatatatatatatacatatatatatatacatacatatatatacatacatacatacatacatatatatatatatatatatatatatatatatatatatatatatatatatatatatatatatatatatatatatatatacatatatatttattttatttacatagaaaaaataaaaaaatacttgaatttcagtgttccggtggctatccattagatggcagtattgtcctgtttaacttctccgttcatgatgagtacatcattttggccaccgtgttcaatagaGAAGTCTGtgctacaaaatttacaggcaacatacaccttccccttcaaactgtcctggatgaactgaaattcttgtttccattcgttttggaacttgcaagtgtatttcttcatcttgctcgtcgacggcgtcgccatgtctgtaacttcctcgttcttctgctcgtctccttgttgtgtgcgcagttgtgcactctttaaaagccctagatgttatgacgtcattgggcaggcaagctgtttatattgtgggaaagcggacgtgagaacaggctgcccccactcaggtccgcattgagctggaaggggcgtggcttccagctccggctgaataccgggagtttgtcggtagaaaatctctgccgggaggttgtcgggagaggcgctgaataccgggagggttggcaagtatgagttgaTGTTGACCTAATTGGGTTGTTTATGTCAACATgtgttataattagggatgtaacagtaaactgtataatgataaaccacggtaaaattccagacggttagtaatattgtttacatttttaatcctcgaaaaaacgtaatttattaatgcattttatgcAACACTGCTTATTTCCTGAAAACAGGAGTGGCAGCAGCAGCGATGCATGCACACTAGGTCAGTTTGGCTTTGAGAAAACATGGCGGAAAGCAACTACACAGACCTTGCTATGGAGATTTTCTCTCCGAGAAACCTGAGCCCATCGCTTCGTTTCACTTTATTTGCCTCGCTTCACTTCCGTAGAGTTTCGGCGTGCGTTTAGGAGCGCACTACTGTTATCAGATGGCGAcgggtgtggacaatattgggacACAGACACATTTGTTCCAAACTAAAAGTATACTGTGGAGGAGAAGAAatgtgatgttgcttttattttctcaacacAGCATCCTTCAGTCAGCGGCTGTGACAGAGTTAAcgacgtgaggaaacatgcaaCAAACGATGTGCAAACACTGCcacaacttagacttagacaaactttaatgatccacaagggaaattgttccacacagtagctcagttacaatgatggaaagtgtaaggatggaaaggacaatgcaggtataaatagactaaatatagcgatataaaatataacatatataccggtacgtaatatatgtacagtatattatatatactgatatattatattatgtctatatcatatatacaatatataacaattaccatgtacaatattacagtatatgtgacagctgcagcataaaatagagagtaaatccagcagaaattagaaaataaacattcaaaacaaagagaagtagctatcatagaaggtgtcaggtaataggcagatatcatctattgctgtatggcgagtgattatacagctggatggagtgcggaatgaaggagttcttgaatcgaatatttatatattataaagTTTATAAAGTCTTGCTGTTTGTTCACTGGGATGGACATTCATCCTTTAGTTCATTGCTAATGacagtgttccaataacatcaacacTAACTAAAATGCtttctcatcgaattgaacgcaggctgtgacgTGTCAACATGCTGAATTGTTAGagaggcacaaagattgtgtattagatgtgTGAGGTATTACTCCCGTTTATTTTTTTGGGCCAAACTGTTGCAATAAACCACATGGTGTTAgaaaacaaagcttgtttattagactttatcttccttagccaaactgctttgtttcatattaatataaaaaattaaataccaagttttttttactttacttgtgtttttttcatttcagaaagttattatttttaaaaacattcattttgttaatgttttatagtgTATTGTTAGTTCCTATAAGACATGTTTCGGTTTTAACTCTTTATGGATCTGTCCCAATACAGCATGAACATGTACATACATttagtacatgtatatgtacgtaacttttaaaaaaatacctctctaataaaatgtaagaacagagataaaggcatcacgTAATGGGAAAAAGCTgacatgttgatactaataatgaacaaaaatccaaatttttgtctttaaatatgtaaataacgtTATCaagtttttttattatacattacaaattacatgatggcgtcGCGTTCACACCCCACTCAaacactgttttacctaacataatgaatCGTTGGGATTTCAATCTTGATAAAAAgaatcatgattattattttggccatatttCGTGCAGCCCCATATGTAAGAATATAGATCATGtatgaacactattttttattttttatggccAAAAAGGTCAGTTATgccttatggccatcaggtgccatcttgcaaaattcttacatttgttttaattgtttatCTCTTATGTCCATAATGTGCCATCTTGCACAATGTTCATATTTACTTGTTATTTTGTTTCTGCAATATCATTGTTTatattgctttcatatgcaccttcaatttctacttgaggtacatgtAACAAGTGTTATTTTCTACAATTATGTTTATTCTACAAAGgaaaatcattttgaatgtgttgtttgtgggcttaaaaaaaaaaaagaaaaacttcaaaaaaataaaacttcaagataaatagttatttatttaaattttgagcacatttaaaaataatgtgATTTTGATAACcgcgatcattttggtcacaataaccgtaatAAGAAATCTCTAGTTGTAGTACTGTCAACTTCATCATTATCACTAAGCAGTCTGAAAAGACAACAACGACATAACTACTGTTTAGTTACACAGCAAGAAAACTAGAGATTTGTGAAAACTGTCAATAAAAATCGCTCATAAATTTTGGCGCCGATTTGTCCATAAAAGTTAGTGACATCATTCACCCACAtcagcggtcctctccaaggtttctcttgagtttttccttgccctgatgtgggctctgaaccgaggatgtcgttgtggcttgtgcagccctttgagacacttgtgatttggggctatatacataaacattgattgattgattgatgaacattTTGCACGGGGGTGAGCATGAATGTAAACAATCGAAAATTGCACTTTCCTCTGGTACCGCACAGTAGTAATAGTGGTAGTTATTAATATTTAAACCGTAGCAGCATTCAGTGCACTTATGGACCTGGGTAGAAGCTGAACTTGAATCCATTTGTCCGAGTGGGCTTACTTGAGCGCAGCCGTACAAAGTGTCTGTTGCCAGGGTGATATGGGTCTTAAAAAAACTGCCTTTTTAAGACAGCGTGAGTGGTAAAGTTCTTCCAGGGAGAGTAGAGGGCACCCGATCTTTTGGGCCGTTTTGACGACCTCCTGGAGCGCTCTCCTCTCTGCGGCTATGCAGCTGAGGAACCACACATAGATGCAGTAGGTAAAAATGTTTTCGACGGAGCACCGGTAGGACACAGGTAGTTCTTGACTATTCTCAGGAAGTAGAGACATTGTTGTGCTTTCTTAATGATTGCCGTGGTATTAGTTCTCCAGAACAAGTCATCCTCCAGGTGGACGCCCAGGAATCTGAAGACAGACTCTCTTAAAGCAGCTCCCATCTGAAGTCTACTACCATCTCCTGAGTTTTCAACTTGTTCAGCTGCAGGTTGTTGGCTTCATCACTGTACGCGGTCTCGTCACCTCTGGAGATGCAACACACCATGGTGGTGTCGTCAGCGAACTTTAAGTGGTGgatgtagagcagtggttcttaacctgggttcgatcgaaccctaggggttcggtgagtcggcctcagtggttcggcggagcctctgccacggaggtcaagacacacccgactcatcgtgtaaataaaaacttctccctatagagtattatggatacccccaaacaatgttccctctaattttctatctgatttgcaggtgtgtaatttgttgtgagttcatgcactgtgttggttttgttctttgaacaaggtgatgttcatgcacggttcattttgtgcaccagtaaaaaaaacataattttgtcttgaatttaaaaacatttttttaatttttcactaaagaaaggttcggcgaatgcgcatatgaaactggtggggttcggtacctccaacaaggttaagaaccactgatgtagagggAATAAAGCAGAGGACTCAGCACGGGACCCTGTGCTGAAACTCAGCGTTGGAGGTGTGAGGACCTATCCTCACCATCCGGGGTCGGTCAGACAGGAAGTTCTTGATGCAAAGGCAGGTGGCGTGCAGTAATCCCAGGTCTAGTAGTTTGGGTACCAGTCTATCAGGGAGGATGGTATTAAATTCCGAGCTGAAGTCTACGAAGAGCTTGATTCTGAGTATGGTGAACCACGTTGCGCCAGGGCTTCGGGCTAGTTCCTCCAGTATATTATGTCCACGGAGAAACTCGGCTGTGACTGGGTTTTCACCGCGTAATCTGACTTCTACAAGATCTTCTCTGCTATGACAATTCCTCGCCCAACATGAAGTTGTCGGGGAAAGTACGGAAACAAACCATAAATATCAAGAAAAAGAACCAAACGGGAGAGCTCTGAGCCTCTGCGACTGGTCCCGATGCCATCTTGAAAAGGTATAaaattatttttcacacaacttcgccTCACacatgttagctagctagcaaggtaaCTAGCTTAGTAAATTGAGATTGCATCTTCCAGCTATCCGACCTTATGCCTCGGGTTTAAATGTTcccgtatcacagatgtactgccaaaAAACAGAGTCTGCTTTACAAAATGAGCATAGTATTCATGTCATTAACAAGATTGGGGTGAAATGTTCCCTGACTTAACATGTTTTCACCTGTGTTGTTGCGCTGACTCGGTTTCGTCCGGAAAAACACGAGCTATGGCGTCACCGACTATTGCCAGCGATACATTTTATTGTCGATATATCATTGCTCctctgaatcagaatcagaatacaaTAGTTTTTATTTCcactgtttgagaacgggttcacaaactaggaatttttcttggtgccatcgtgcaacataaaacacataacacagaataggtcataaaaagagctgtaaatgagctatcagatcttgtcaagccactgtgacactattgttcattttttatattaatgtctgtaatgataatgtcaatgagggatttttaatcactgctatgttgaaattgttactaatattgatactgttgttgataatattcatttttgtttcactacttttagattgttctgtgtaatgtttgtgtgtcctctcaattgctctgtttattgctattctgaatgttgctgggtcgggtttggttttggaattggattgcattatggtagttttgtttgattgattaataaattctttaaaaaaatgtgtgtgtgtgtatatatatatatatatatatatatatatatatatatatatacatatatacatatatatacacatacatataaatacatacatatatatatatatacatacacatacatacatatatatatatacatacacatatatacacatatatatatgtgtatgtatatatatatatatatatatatatatatatatatatatatatatatatatatacacacatatatatatatatatatatatatatatatatatatatatatatatatatatatatatacacatatatatatatatatatatatatatatatatatatatatatatatatatatatatatatatatatatatatatatatatgtgtgtatatatatatatatatatatatatatacacacacatacatatatatacacatacatacatatatatatatatacatatatatacatatacatacatatatatacatatacatatatacacatatatacatatatatatatatatatacatatatatatatatacatatacatatatacacatatatatatatatacatatatatatacacatatacatatatatatatacatatatacatatacatatatacatatatacatatatatatatatatatatatatatatatatatatatatatatatatatatatatatatatatacatatatatatacatataaaataaaaaacagatcTTGTTATTCA from Entelurus aequoreus isolate RoL-2023_Sb linkage group LG01, RoL_Eaeq_v1.1, whole genome shotgun sequence encodes:
- the LOC133659271 gene encoding ribose-phosphate pyrophosphokinase 2, producing MPNIVLFSGSSHHDLSQKVADRLGLDLGKVITKKFSNQETCVEIGESVRGEDVYIVQSGCGEINDNLMELLIMINACKIASSSRVTAVIPCFPYARQDKKDKSRAPISAKLVANMLSVAGADHIITMDLHASQIQGFFDIAVDNLYAEPAVLQWIRENIPEWKNCIIVSPDAGGAKRVTSIADRLNVDFALIHKERKKANEVDRMVLVGDVKDRVAILVDDMADTCGTICHAADKLIDAGAVKVYAILTHGIFSGPAISRINNAPFEAVVVTNTIPQEEKMKACPKIQVIDISMILAEAIRRTHNGESVSYLFSHVPL